The segment ATAGAACCTGGAAAACGACTATACAAAGTTTCTATAGATGCCATTGTAATCTCTGTAAAAGAAGTGATAATTATCAAAGATATGATTAAAGTTTATGGGAATACTCTCAAGAGGGATAGATTTGTGGGAACTGAATTAAAAAACttgtaaacttaaaatttcatttataaaaagtatCTCTTTCTGCCACCCTCTTTAGGTTAGGTTTCACACACCTCATATTATTCGGAAAACGACTATACTTAGGTCCTATAGGTGCCAGTGTAATCACTGTttaggttttaaatattttcttcttctgTGGCCCTCTTTAAGTTAGGTTTCACACCCCTCATACTTCTACTTAAGAATAATGtctgtaaaagaaaaattagcAAGGAAATGGGAAAATCATAAATTATGGGAATAGTTTGAAAAAGTAGAGAAAAGAAATTAGGACCTAGATAATAAGTTCTTTATCAAcagtaatattaatattttcgaaTACTAAATTTACAACCATTACAACAAGAATAAGTTGACCATACAGTGTGATAACGCATTGTTTCTAGGTCGGGAAAATTACAACGAAAATGAGATATTGTTTTTTTCCTCATCCTCATTTTGACATCATCTACCAAAGTCTTAAAAGGGAAGACCCTAACGCCTTGTTACCAAAGATTTTCAAAGACCTGTAATAACTAATCGAAGAGGGCTTCGATGCATTCTGTTGATATCTACTAGATATCAAGTTCTATGAGAACTCATACTAGGCCACAACGGAATAATGATAGAGCACGTGTACTCTTGATCTTGGTGCTGATCTAAACTGTCAATGTGTCAGTAATATTACATTATAGGCAAGTTATAGCCCTTTTATTTAAAGACGACCGGAATAACTAGGCTAGTCTAGATGTAGAATACACACTGATCAAGGATTTAATTGCATCTTGAATGTTAGTATATACTTTGTTATCCCTTCGTTAGTAACTTGTCAGATAGTACATGGTATACAGAACAAGGTAACGGCACTAAACTAATGATCAGCTGAGCTAATTATGTAACCTTGTATTCAGTACACCCTGGATGGTACAATCATTATAAAGTGTAAAGAAGATTTTAGTTCCAAATTCCTTAATGAGGATGTCGCCACCAACCACATTATATGGCTTTTTATGATTATCATGTCCAAATTCTGCGCAGAAAATTCGAATGTGTTCGGTCCATATTTAAACCACGCCTTTGTTAAAATCACCATCAGTTGTTTGATTTATTTGAAGATGGAGTAATGACATTAAACAACTCTTTTGCAAACGAATGGGCTTATGTATTCTGGTATTTATATGATAGTAGTAACATGTAAGATAGTACAAGTAGTAACTTGTAAGATAGTACAAGTATACTGAACAAGGTACCGGCACTAAACTAATGATCATCTGGGCTAATAAGTAACTTTGTATTCAGTACACCCTGGATGGTACAATCATTATTAAGTGTAAAGAAGATTTCAGTTCCAAATTTCTTAATGAGGATGTCGCCCTCAACCCCTTTATTTATCTATTATCCATCAGTATAAACATAATGATTATCATGTCCAAATTCTGCGCAGAAAATTCGAATGTGTTCGGTCCATATTTAATCCACGCCTTTGTTAAAATCACCATCAACTGTTTGATTTATTGGAAGATGGCGTAATGACTTTAAACAACTCTTTTGCAAACGAATGGGCTGATGCATTCCGATATTTATATGATATAGACATTCATTTGGTAACGTTAAACGTTTGGTTAGTTTTCtggatatattttaaacaaacttaataGCTCAATAGACCCGATAgtggtctaggtgtatttcttcgaattGTAGATGTACTTTACATACTCCTTTCAACCAAACCTAATCTATTAGCTCAATAGTCCCTATATTTTGTAAGATGTTATCGGTTATATGGTattttgaattctttttttGCATCTAGttaactactttttaaaaactctCCAAGTCACTTGGGAAGTTCTACAGGAATCATTTTATAACCAGCATCCAGAATTTTAGGGGACATACGGATTTTGTCATTCTAACACAAAAATGCATACAtattctgtctgtctgtctgtctgtcttacaCTATAAGTTCTAAACGAAAGGAATGATAGGTACAGCTTGGTTTGGAAAATATTGACCTTTTTATCCGTGGTGGTTAAATGAAAACCGATATTTCAAGataatacaattaaaatgttaacattttgcaAAGGTTAAACTAATATACACGTAAACTATTCTGTAATGCGTTTCAAAAGTCGGGCTACATTTGTAATCGAAATGATGTTTGGTTACTGTCTCCAAAGATTCAATTATCTTTCTCCTAGAATAATGGTTTAAATAACTTAAGGTCGTGATAGtaataatagtttaaataactaaatcgGGACTGTCTCGCGGATCTGCTGGTATAGGTATCAATATGCCCCTGCATACATCATAGTAAATAATTACCCATTAGTACTATATTCAATCCCAAGAAAACCAGTTCCATATAATTTCCCTAGCAGTAGTCCTGCATTATGAAAAAAAGACTATTAGAAAcgtaagtatatatattcatatCGGCGAATGGTTTAACccgtttgttttacaaaaagtcACCCCATTGTcagtttaatttcaatttaaaataagttttaaaaattcctaGAAATTTTAGAACAATCCTTAGCTAAACTTCAACCAAAATAAACGCATTTAATCGAATTTACCATATATACAATAGAAGCTAAAACATATCGcatattaacttaaaaaaataaaaatttcggatgtatttattataaatttcatattttctaaaatCTAGTTCATATTATTtccaataattttctatacaaatttataattacttttaaacACAAGGTgccaaatatatataattttattataaatcctAATctctaaataaaaagaaaaagaaaacgtaAAATACACAATACCGAAAGACTTTATTTCATCGGTTCCATATTGTACtgaattagttttattaatacgttttatatgcaaattagtaaaattttgtacttgtattaaaatttataatttaacgtAAAACTGAaactatatagattttttaataattaacaaaataataacataatttaaagaaaatatttaaaattttccttttttatacataaaactaaattgtatttaatcaagaaacaaataattgtatgtTAGTTTTCCCCCCAAACTATTGTAATCATATTCTAAAATGTAtctgacaaaaaataaaaaaaaaactataataaaaaaatagtaaataaaaaaagagacttttaatattttgatttaattaagaaaaaaatagaattgcATCGGCCGGGAATCGAACCCGGGCCGCCCGCGTGGCAGGCGAGCATTCTACCACTGAACCACCGATGCTTGTAACGGTATTTTTTCCAAAACTTAACACCCACTTGGAGGAGCTAGATATCAATAagttttaatttgattattaaaactaatcaaaatttcaaatttcgttTACAAATCTCAATACTCTTTCATCACCCTTTCAACTAGATATTCAATAATAACAGTCAGTCCTAGTCAGCATAGGAAAATAGTTTTTacgctttaaaaatgtttaaataaaaatccacATTGATCCTTAACAAACTGCAATCACAATTGTGAAAAGGCTTTTAGAAAAGCagcgactttttccaacttcaTATACCAGTCCAATCCGAactctttttgtttattttagtttttaatctaGAGTATACATATAGTCAGGTATACAGTCATGTAAataatctagactttagtctatacaaTAGTCTTGCCTAAGTTTGTTTCGTAGTATGGAATATAGTTTTAAGTCCAGGGACTAAATTCTACTCTATATTATGGATATTCTCCTtatgtatagtctggactttatttGATTCTATATGTAGTCTAGTCGGGAAAAAACTATAATCAATAGTAAAAGCATAGTAGACTAAATTATAGCCTATAGGCTGGACTAAagcctatagattagactaaagtctagtttttAAATCCGGACTAAAGTTTTCCCTAAGTCTAGTCTTTTTcgttgaactatagtctggactaaaatctggcatatttataaaaatttatcaagggtttatagaaacaattttaatattgattatagtctggacttgaGGCTATACTATAAGActaaatagtttattaatttctataatatggactatagaagTCTGGCCTCTCttttatatatagtctagacaatagttcagactattatTTGGACGATGGTTTATTTTACTGTCTGTTCCGTACTCTAGACATGAAGtggaagtgctttacgtgagtacctggcgtgttgccttatctcacggtggtacttttttgtacatggattgagcCATggattgtatatgatacctttcatccatcatcagacaacccagcacacttcCCATTTTACGACACATTAATAAGAGAACaacatatgaaatatttattatagttATAAGAGTTGGGTGAGGCCCGCATACCCCACATTCAccctgtatcatatacaataaATTCCAACTCATTTCCatcgcttagtcccacagtaaCTCCTAAAATATTGACTTAatcttacatcagtcttttaaccgaaaCTCACTCTTCCCAAAGTCCTGCggacaactggccacccgtaataCCAGATTATTtggttctctggttagacctcttttCAGCCAGACAGTAAACTGTAAACACCAATTTGTATCCCGAACGACTaaaggtattggtagcacctatctACCCCCGGATTGCTATACACCAAGATGGGATCTGTCATCAAGGATAATATGCCCGGGGGCACaactctgtagtctagactatagtatattcatgaatattttccaGTATAAAACTGGAGTATCGCTTTGGTTATTAAATGTTCTGGATTATAGAAAAGTGCAAAgccaagactataatctggacattttttagtctataatctatagtctggaatctGGATTTGGTATACTGTGTATCAATACTATAATATAAACATGATAAATATGAGCATTATCCATATAAAGTAAACATTAAGAGAGTCATATGTATGTAGCAATACCTCTAAATCGATTCGTATTATATAATGTactaaacatgaaataaataaaacacatttcttTTGAAATGGGTTACCAGCCATTAAAGATCTTGATCTTAGGACAAAATTTAAAGCATTTCTTTTAATAAGTAATACGAAAAAACTTTAGGacttatttttgtgtatatatcttaaattacttattacaaaaaatatatgaaaaagttAATTTGCATCGGCCGGGAATCGAACCCGGGCCGCCCGCGTGGCAGGCGAGCATTCTACCACTGAACCACCGATGCTTGTTGCCATTTAGAGTCAAagcttttatttcttatttttatagaaagaaacaaataaacaattttaagcctAAAGCTTTCTTCTTCTCATGCTATTGATATGCTATATTATGTAGTTCGAACTTCAGGGCGTTGGTGGTGTAATGGTCAGCATAGTTGCCTTCCAAGCAGTTGATCCGGGTTCGATTCCCGGCCAACGCACACTacttttttcactatttttgaaatcatcaaattaatttattttaaagatagaAAATATCGACCAAAAATCATGATGTTTTTTAGAAGTATTAGCAAATAACTCTACTGAAGTAATAAAGATGACGAAGAATGTGAAAAAATGAGTTAGTTTTATCGAACAGTGCAAAAAACGAAGATTGCATCGGCCGGGAATCGAACCCGGGCCGCCCGCGTGGCAGGCGAGCATTCTACCACTGAACCACCGATGCTTGCAAATGTTAAATGTCACAAACACTTTAGTTAACGCACTTTAgagtttaaataacattttctaatttatacGTTAACAACAGTCTTGTGACAATGTTAATAACATAGAAATGTTAACTTCATAAACTGTGTTGCCACTCGAAATTTTGTgagaaaataacacaaaactaATTCCCATATTATATGCggttaagaattttattaaagatcaaattttaattatgatCTGTATTtttgactataggctaaagTTTAATGAACAAAGATGtaaaaatgatattttcattaaatattttgatactGAGTCCACATCCTTACGTTTACACTTTATAGAGAAGTGCGAAGTATTTGTGATGCATGAAACGGCTGTGCGGAAGTAAAGGTGacaaattttttgaagaaatttcgtTCGAACGCTTTTTTGAAAGATGAAGCCTATTAAAGATTGTTAACAACGGTCCATTACCTCGCCTAGGCCCCAAATAGAGCTTTCGATTAAATAGAACTCTTAAAGTACCCTTCACACAAACActtaatatgatctgtcaaaattttctgTATCAAAGTATTGTATGTGTTTGGGTCTATATGTAATGTAACCATCACTTATTGAAAGGAAACACAAAAGGAAAACTTGACAGTCGTATTTCTCTCTTCATTTTTGGAAatgcttaaaaaaaacaagaaaaacgcACTAGATCAGGAATGTACTTTTACGTAAACACAAAGGAACACAGCTGTTTGCATTTTACtttgttattatattatactagtggtgtaaacacaaaatatataaattatacgtCTTTtgctctctttttttgtcatacggatgaaatttcatttatatagtGTGATCATGCGAATGGCCCTTAAGACCATGATAATCACAACTGATGgaaatgtttgtgtataaaCAAAATGCAGCAACACCGTCATACGAAAAGCCATGTTATTGTAAAGAGATTTAAAAACAAGCATCGGTGGTTCAGTGGTAGAATGCTCGCCTGCCACGCGGGCGGCCCGGGTTCGATTCCCGGCCGATGCATTtgcttttttatagttttatttaatttttattaaaataatttatttgttgcaaCAAAAAAGTTAAGAATGCATCGGCCGGGAATCGAACCCGGGCCGCCCGCGTGGCAGGCGAGCATTCTACCACTGAACCACCGATGCTTATACTTTAACGGGACAAAGAAAACTCCAAGCAATTTTTAGCGCcatatattagtttttaataaattaacaaacatacaaaagaaatctttagattttaattacttatttttaaacacaaggtaaattaaatttcctcttattttaatatgaattaaactattaattaatgaatttaatttatcaaTTAGATACTAAAATATTGGGCTCTATagaatgtaaaatattaaaaccttGATGCAAAACACAAACACGCGGTACGCCACATTCAACCAAAAACTTTGAAAActaacagaaagaaaaaaacatcaaaatatgttGGAGTAATAGATAGTTGTTAGTAAAGACAACTTACCACAACAGCATTTTCATGTATATTgcttatacaaataataatacgATTTAATAGCTTTTCCTCCAATTGTGGCACATTCAGGCAATCCAGAGATTTATCCTCCAATTGTAAATTATTGTACGGTATATTAATGCTATGCGGTAAATGAACACGATTATAATCAGAAGTTGATCGTATATCCAAACATAGTAATTCCAAAGGTTGATGTCTTAATAGTTCCGTCAAATCGTTAGCACTAATACGTGGACACATTTCCTTTTGTAAATGAGCCAAAGTGACATCAGTGGTAATATCCttgaagaaaataaacaaatttatatatcacCATAATATACTtcactgtttatttttttaacaacttacAAATGGTCCCAGTTCTTGGTCTCTTAAAACATGAAATCGGTGGGATACACTTTTCGGTGTAGACTCGTACATTTTTTGCGATTCAACCACACAATTCTCCATAACAATATCGGGTAAATcggaaaacaataaaatgcacTCATTGAAACCCGAAGCCAGTAAAgtagattttaattgttttaatatagaaaTGCCAATATATAAGGGATACGAATTATCGCCCAGCATTAATTTATCccataaatgtaaaattttatgtaaagggAAAACATCTAAAAGAGAAACACATTTCATCTTCATCTCTAATATgtataataacattttcaataaaactcaCGTGAAAACATTGTTAAAAACCAGGGTATAGCAAATAGTTCTGGTATAAAGTTAATATTTGCTAAATGCTGTGCCAACATGGGTTCATGAAAAGCAGTTAATTGCGAAAATTTACTCAAATACTCTTTTATAATGGCTGAATTGTCCTTGAGGAAAAACCATTGTAAATATTTCGGTATAAATTTGTAAACACTGTGAAATGCTAATTCttcattattgaaatttaagtaGAGAAACGGTGCTGTTAGAGAATCCAATCCTTGCCAGTAGACGTAGTGCGGATGGGCTGTTACCCAGGCTTTTAAAAGCCTTTTCAGTTTGTTGTGACCCTCTGGTGAGGATAGCAGTTCATCGTACTGATGACAACGTGGTATATCGACTTCAATCTGAaatgtatttaagaaaattataacataaaaagaactagaactgaactaaaactaacctaaaaatgaacttgaactgaactagaactgaattagaactgaactagaactgaactagaactgaattagaactgaactagaactgaactagaactgaactagaactgaactagaactgaactagaactgaacaagaactgaactataactgaactaaaactaacctaaaaatgaacttgaactgaactagaactgaattagaactgaactagaactgaattagaactgaactagaactgaactagaactgaactagaactgaactagaactgaactacaactgaactaaaactgaactagaactgaactacaactgaacaagaactgaactataactgaactagaactgaactagaactgaaatagaactgaactagaactgaactagaactgaactagaactgaactagatctgaactagatctgaactagaactgaactagaactgaactagaactgaactagaactgaactagtactgaactagaactgaactagaactgaactagaactgaactagaactgaactagaactgaactagaactgaactagaactgagctagaactgaactagaactgaactagaactgaactagaactgaactagaactgaactagaactgaactagaactgaactagaactgaactagaactgaactagaactgaactagaactgaactagaactgaactagaactgaactagaactagaactgaactagaactagaactgaactagaactgaactagaactgaacaagaactgaactagaactgaacttgaactgaactagagctgagctagaactaaaccagaccTGAGCTAGAACTTAACCAGACCTGAgctaaaactagaactaaagtattactaaaatattttttaaagagtaTTTTCATTAAAGCTTACCTGACGATCGGTTGAGGTGGGtgtaaatttatcaattttttcaTAACTTCCGTTAGGTATGACATCCAAAAGACAAGCCCATATAGGACCCCTTAATAAAGGCGGTATATCAATGCTGGCTTCTTTGCGTATTAGATCCGCCGTATGAGGATAACCCTTAACAAAgagaaatacaacaaattagCACTATCATTTTGAATACCAAATTTATAAAACGTACCTTTAATAATCTCGAAAACAATCTAACTCTATAAAATTGATATTCAATATCTTTTTCACGTATAACCAAAGGCAATTGATCCATACCTAAACCAAAATTATAAGGAAATTTCGGGGAATGTATTAAAGGATAATAAGCCATAGCGGGTATTCTGCGTAAACGTTCTATAAGATTTTGTAACTTTAAAATGACAACACGATCATCCATTAAATACGATTGGCTGCGTTTAGGACCAACGATAGAACCATTAAGGCAAACAACTTGTGGTATAGATAATATGGGAGCCTCACTACGTATGAGACCCTCTTTTTTCAGTTCCGATTGAACATCGCCGCCGGCCAGTTGCCACCAATAATAGATTTGTTCTAACGGCATACGTAATAAAAGTATGGGAGATTTTTCCACTGGGGTGCATTGATACAAATTGAGATTCTTGTTAAATATGGAACTATTTATTAATTGCTCTGGCAATGGTCTTTCGGATGGTTTAACAGCTAAACATTGTTCTATTAAATCACGTACATCACTGTCCAATTGTTGATAGACTTCTAGTTTATCGTGTTCCCTAgcgattttttcaaaaacattattaGATTGACAAAATGAGAAGATTTTTCGAGATATAgcagatatttttaaatttggccAAAATGATGATTTCAACAGCAGTTCAGCTATAATCATGCCTAAGGACCAGATATCACTTTTAATATTATTCCGGGAACCTAGCAAACGTTCCGGAGGCATATATTTTATGTTGCCTATGGGAAATGCGACATATTCACCACCCTTGGTCATGTAGTACAAACCATAGttgaataattttatgttatttaaatgatctaaaagtatatttttcggTTCCAAATTATGGGCCACAATCTTATGGGCATTTAATTCTTTGAGAGCAGAggcaatttgaaaaaatattcttaatattagaGATAAGTTAAGAGAACTTTTACTTTTATCTTGTAAAGTAGAGCCGCGGTATTCGGAGACCACAATAGTTCTTTctgtaatatgaaaaatatttcgttaataaaattttcctctAAAAAAGGGGCGTTGCTAAGATTTAGTATTTCAAAGCAAAAACTTACCATGTTTTCCTCTAACCACATCCAAATATTGACATAAATTCGGATGTTCTAATTGTTTAAGCTTTTGGGATCTTCCTAGAATTGATATTGAGTTGGGTGTCAATGGTAAACCATTGCTGCCACAAACTTCACCCGGatgaatttttgcaaaaaatgttaTGGCAGCCAAAACAGATTCTTGTTTATTAACCATTTTTATGTTAAACTCACAAtacttgtatgtatttttttgtttagttttataacaatttcatgGTTGCCATCAACaggattaatattattaatgagtttttaatcttatttaatattactttgtatttagttaaaattgtatagaaattaaatatatgaatgaaaaatgcaatttatctATCAAtgagtgaaaaaatataaataaaacaacaacccTGTTTTAGTCAGAGAAAAAAAGGTTACCAAACTTGagctttttgcttaaaaattacaaaaatgcaAAAGTACCGTTaacatatgattttttaaataatgagaGCCAGGACACCCTGCATGCTGACCATTAGTCTATTAAAAATTGACTTTccgcttttttaaattaagttttcgactttaaatcatttcaaagtattttttacaattgttcAATATAAAGTCAAGTaagcattttatattttagtaaattttattcaagATACGAATATAAAACGTATATAACACTTCAACTAtaagagagcaaacaaaaccGTTTGATAGATTCTGAAacatggaaaattaaaaaaaaatctaatcgtttatttatatcttataatctaaaattttgttttaaacttgtttatgtgTTAGAATCACAAATCACTGAAACTGAGAAAGCCAAAACAACACATACACAAGTGTACATTTAAACTAAGTGTCCACTGACATACACATTTTGATCAAACTTTTGACGTGtcgtattatatttaattttgataaaatttgcaaaGGGCAATATAAAATCGACTAAATCAAAAAAGCTCATTAATCTGGCCACTTTACTATTACAACTAGTGAAAATACAACTCAACATAAAAAGAATCGAGTAAAAAATTCAACGAATTTTGCTTAATGGCGTGTGGACGAGTATTGTCTCGTTCATTCGGTTTTATACCTTCACCGTTTTAACTTGAATATTTATACTACAAGTaagtaaaaaatgaaattaaagtgaaaattttagagaaattaaaaaaaaaataataaacaaaaaaccttaaaaatctaaagcaaatattaaaaataatattaaaaacaaaatatctgttagaaaatatgaactttaaagactaaaaagtggaaaaatttaAAGCCACGTGTTTCAAAATGGCGTCtagttataattttcttttcataaagcttggatgtttattgttttttgtttataactaaATGATGAGacaattaattttccttttgcGGTTTCCACCAGAAGGTCAATTTGCAATCGCATGGTTTTTGACCTAAGGATGGTTAAAGGTGTCTGATATTTTGCTATGAAAACTAACCTCACATTCTTATCACATGTGAAATAAAtgactaattttatattttgttttaatttttttttagaatggCGGACGCAGCTCCAGCCCGTGGTGGTTTCCGTGGAGGATTTGGTTCTCGTGGTGGTCGTGGCGGCCGTGGTCGCGGACGTGGCCGTGGACGTGGTGGTCGTGGCCGTGGTGGCAAGGAAGATTCCAAGGAATGGGTTCCAGTCACCAAATTGGGCCGTTTGGTACGTGATGGCAAAATCAACTCTTTGGAAGAAATCTACTTGTACTCTTTGCCCATCAAAGAGTTCGAAATCATTGATTTCTTCTTGGGCTCCGCTTTGCGCGATGAAGTCTTGAAGATCATGCCCGTACAGAAACAAACCCGTGCCGGTCAACGTACCCGTTTCAAGGCTTTCGTTGCCATCGGTGACAACAACGGTCACATTGGTTTGGGTGTTAAGTGCAGCAAGGAAGTTGCCACCGCTATCCGTGGTGCCATCATCTTGGCTAAATTGTCTGTCGTCCCTGTACGTCGTGGCTACTGGGGTAACAAGATCGGTAAGCCCCACACCGTACCCTGCAAGGTTACCGGCAAGTGTGGTTCCGTATCTGTACGTTTGATCCCCGCTCCCCGTGGTACCGGTATTGTATCTGCCCCCGTCCCCAAGAAGTTGTTGACTATGGCTGGTATCCAAGATTGTTATACCTCTGCCCGTGGCTCCACTGGTACCTTGGGTAACTTTGCCAAGGCTACTTATGCTGCC is part of the Lucilia cuprina isolate Lc7/37 chromosome 3, ASM2204524v1, whole genome shotgun sequence genome and harbors:
- the LOC111676416 gene encoding TBC domain-containing protein kinase-like protein yields the protein MVNKQESVLAAITFFAKIHPGEVCGSNGLPLTPNSISILGRSQKLKQLEHPNLCQYLDVVRGKHERTIVVSEYRGSTLQDKSKSSLNLSLILRIFFQIASALKELNAHKIVAHNLEPKNILLDHLNNIKLFNYGLYYMTKGGEYVAFPIGNIKYMPPERLLGSRNNIKSDIWSLGMIIAELLLKSSFWPNLKISAISRKIFSFCQSNNVFEKIAREHDKLEVYQQLDSDVRDLIEQCLAVKPSERPLPEQLINSSIFNKNLNLYQCTPVEKSPILLLRMPLEQIYYWWQLAGGDVQSELKKEGLIRSEAPILSIPQVVCLNGSIVGPKRSQSYLMDDRVVILKLQNLIERLRRIPAMAYYPLIHSPKFPYNFGLGMDQLPLVIREKDIEYQFYRVRLFSRLLKGYPHTADLIRKEASIDIPPLLRGPIWACLLDVIPNGSYEKIDKFTPTSTDRQIEVDIPRCHQYDELLSSPEGHNKLKRLLKAWVTAHPHYVYWQGLDSLTAPFLYLNFNNEELAFHSVYKFIPKYLQWFFLKDNSAIIKEYLSKFSQLTAFHEPMLAQHLANINFIPELFAIPWFLTMFSHVFPLHKILHLWDKLMLGDNSYPLYIGISILKQLKSTLLASGFNECILLFSDLPDIVMENCVVESQKMYESTPKSVSHRFHVLRDQELGPFDITTDVTLAHLQKEMCPRISANDLTELLRHQPLELLCLDIRSTSDYNRVHLPHSINIPYNNLQLEDKSLDCLNVPQLEEKLLNRIIICISNIHENAVVFSKFLVECGVPRVCVLHQGFNILHSIEPNILVSN
- the LOC111676417 gene encoding 40S ribosomal protein S2, producing MADAAPARGGFRGGFGSRGGRGGRGRGRGRGRGGRGRGGKEDSKEWVPVTKLGRLVRDGKINSLEEIYLYSLPIKEFEIIDFFLGSALRDEVLKIMPVQKQTRAGQRTRFKAFVAIGDNNGHIGLGVKCSKEVATAIRGAIILAKLSVVPVRRGYWGNKIGKPHTVPCKVTGKCGSVSVRLIPAPRGTGIVSAPVPKKLLTMAGIQDCYTSARGSTGTLGNFAKATYAAIAKTYAYLTPDLWKEMPLGATPYQQFADFLADKPGSRHIDA